Proteins found in one Halobaculum sp. MBLA0147 genomic segment:
- a CDS encoding HemK2/MTQ2 family protein methyltransferase: MSDDTREELAARRGLDQPVYQPAEDSGLLASAGREHATGVVVEVGTGSGWVAQRVAESPGVDCVVGTDVNPHACREARERGVESARVDLVSALATDAVDTLLFNPPYLPTDPEAEWDDWQEAALSGGTDGRAVIEPFLDAAGRVLAPDGQVLLLVSSLTGFADVVEYAVARGFDAETVAEESYPYESLSVLRLTYETAE; this comes from the coding sequence GTGTCGGACGACACCCGCGAGGAGCTCGCGGCGCGGCGTGGGCTCGACCAGCCGGTGTACCAGCCCGCCGAGGACTCCGGACTGCTCGCGAGTGCGGGGCGCGAGCACGCGACGGGTGTCGTCGTCGAGGTCGGCACTGGCTCCGGCTGGGTCGCACAGCGGGTCGCAGAGTCGCCGGGCGTCGACTGCGTCGTCGGGACGGACGTGAACCCACACGCCTGTCGCGAGGCGCGCGAGCGCGGCGTCGAGAGTGCACGTGTCGATCTCGTCTCGGCGCTGGCGACGGACGCCGTCGACACGCTCCTGTTCAACCCGCCGTACCTCCCGACGGACCCCGAGGCGGAGTGGGACGACTGGCAGGAGGCGGCGCTGTCCGGCGGCACGGACGGCCGCGCCGTCATCGAGCCGTTCCTCGACGCCGCCGGACGCGTGCTCGCGCCGGACGGGCAGGTGTTGTTGCTCGTCTCCTCGCTCACCGGGTTCGCCGACGTTGTCGAGTACGCCGTCGCCCGGGGGTTCGACGCCGAGACCGTCGCCGAGGAGTCGTACCCCTACGAGTCGCTGTCCGTGTTGCGGTTGACGTACGAGACGGCAGAGTAA
- a CDS encoding DHH family phosphoesterase yields the protein MSAGVTMSSMSSYAILGCGSVGHAVADGLTEQGEDVVILDRDADRVEALRDQDLNARVQDIAEEGLVEAIADREVILILSGNVDANKAAVRAIREAGGEQYVVVRASDPVSEDELVELGADVVINPSEVIANSALRSLEAGELAYKTTQLVEILRETEGKLAILSHDNPDPDSIAAAVALQAIAAEYGVEADIVYDGEMGHQENSAFVNTLGIDLQSRESVEPLSSYGAVAVIHYADSGGIDVEEVDIYVDHEAADEEIAARFADVRKNVSATSTVLTKYLQELDVAPTETVATALLYGIRAETVDFKRETTPADLTAAAYLHPFADHDKLEEVESPSMSPETLDVLAEAIQNREVQGSHLISNAGFVTDREALAQAAQQLLKLEGISTTAVFGIADDRILLAARSNDIRLNIGDVLGDAFADVGESAGHAKQGSAEIPLGLFTGIEISEDNRDTLLQLSEEAVRRKLFDAMGVDGESNGS from the coding sequence ATGAGCGCCGGTGTCACGATGTCGTCGATGTCGTCGTACGCCATCCTAGGGTGTGGGAGCGTGGGGCACGCGGTGGCGGACGGACTGACCGAGCAGGGGGAAGACGTCGTGATCCTGGATCGAGACGCCGACCGCGTCGAGGCACTGCGCGACCAGGACCTGAACGCCCGCGTGCAGGACATCGCCGAGGAGGGGCTGGTGGAGGCGATCGCGGACCGAGAGGTCATTCTCATCCTCTCGGGGAACGTCGACGCCAACAAGGCGGCCGTGCGGGCGATTCGCGAGGCCGGGGGCGAACAGTACGTCGTCGTGCGCGCGTCGGACCCGGTGAGCGAGGACGAACTCGTGGAGTTGGGCGCCGACGTGGTGATCAACCCCTCCGAGGTGATCGCGAACTCCGCGTTGCGGTCGCTGGAGGCCGGGGAGTTGGCGTACAAGACCACCCAACTCGTCGAGATCCTCCGCGAGACGGAGGGGAAGCTGGCGATCCTCTCACACGACAACCCGGACCCGGACTCCATCGCCGCCGCCGTGGCGCTGCAGGCGATCGCGGCGGAGTACGGCGTGGAGGCGGACATCGTCTACGACGGGGAGATGGGTCACCAGGAGAACAGCGCGTTCGTCAACACGCTGGGGATCGACCTCCAGTCGCGAGAGTCCGTCGAGCCGCTGTCGTCGTACGGCGCGGTCGCGGTGATCCACTACGCCGACTCCGGTGGAATCGACGTCGAGGAGGTCGACATCTACGTCGACCACGAGGCGGCCGACGAGGAGATCGCCGCCCGGTTCGCGGACGTACGCAAGAACGTCTCCGCGACTTCGACCGTCCTGACGAAGTACCTCCAGGAGTTGGACGTCGCGCCGACGGAGACGGTGGCGACGGCGCTGTTGTACGGGATCCGTGCGGAGACGGTGGACTTCAAGCGGGAGACGACGCCCGCGGACCTGACGGCGGCCGCGTACCTCCACCCGTTCGCGGACCACGACAAACTCGAGGAGGTGGAGTCGCCGTCGATGTCCCCGGAGACGTTGGACGTGCTCGCGGAGGCGATCCAGAACCGCGAGGTGCAGGGGAGTCACCTCATCTCGAACGCGGGGTTCGTCACCGACCGCGAGGCGCTCGCACAGGCGGCCCAACAGCTCCTGAAACTCGAGGGGATCTCGACGACGGCGGTGTTCGGCATCGCGGACGACCGTATCCTCCTGGCGGCACGGTCGAACGACATCCGACTCAACATCGGGGACGTGCTCGGCGACGCCTTCGCGGACGTGGGGGAGTCGGCGGGCCACGCCAAACAGGGGAGCGCCGAGATTCCACTGGGACTGTTCACCGGCATCGAGATCAGCGAGGACAACCGCGACACCTTACTCCAACTCTCGGAGGAGGCCGTCCGCCGGAAGCTGTTCGACGCGATGGGTGTCGACGGCGAGTCGAACGGCTCCTGA
- a CDS encoding FAD-binding and (Fe-S)-binding domain-containing protein, whose amino-acid sequence MTTNPPRDSEPGGDPRADTASRLAAADRTAFDYAADEVARPGLVADLRDRVDGAVRFDTYSRALYATDASAYRETPVGVVLPTDTADVASVVSYCADREIPVLPRGGGTSLAGQTVNEAVVLDFTRHCDEVVSVDPEARTATVEAGCLLGTLNERLEPHGLKFAPDPAWGDKSAIGGAIGNNSTGSHSLKYGKTDHYVESCEVVLADGTVERLGEVRVDALRDRADPEGSTLDRVAAELVAVLDEDADRIRDRYPELKRNVSGYNLDRFVAEADGEYGEAGVVNLARLLAGSEGTLGIVTEATVSLEPIPETEAVALLTYDSLGDAMADVAPILEHDPAAVEVMDDTLLDLARETAEFGEVVGLLPDGTDSVLLVEFYAESDAAGRERVAGLLADRVPDAAPEAEPSADRPSTDAERVAVDAMEAHDADRRATFWKMRKSGLPILLGRTSDEKHISFIEDCAVPPEHLPAYVEGFQEILADTGTHASFYAHAGPGVLHVRPLVDTKTVDGVDQLREIADRVTDLVVSFGGAVSGEHGDGRARTVWNRKLYGERLFERFRALKTAFDPDWLLNPGTVCGDHDPTENLRFDPDYEFDAGFEPELAWETENGFQGMVELCHGCGGCRGEQSTTGGVMCPTYRAADEEIQSTRGRANALRAAMSGELPDDPTDEQFRTEVLDLCVGCKGCKMDCPSGVDMAKLKAEVTHEARERDAADRGLRRFLDPEVVRDHLFANVNWVSRVGSALAPLSNVAASLPVVSDAGKRLVGVATERDLPTFRRETLRDWFAARGGSTVPEREAHRTAVLVPDTYTNYTRPEAGRAAVRLLEAADVRVELAATEDTGRPAHSLGFLDRARERTREAVAELAPRVREGADVVVVEPSEAVMLQSDLLDLHGSDDPDAAVVADASYGVLEYVDTFRLDERVAFDAPDESLTYHGHCHQKATAKDHHAVGVLRRAGYAVDPLDSTCCGMAGSFGYEAEHYEMSRAVAEGLVEQVADSDGDTVTAPGASCRTQLDDHGATDAEPPHPVETVAAALVE is encoded by the coding sequence GTGACGACGAACCCGCCGCGAGACTCGGAGCCGGGAGGAGACCCGCGGGCCGACACCGCCAGCCGACTCGCGGCCGCCGACCGGACGGCGTTCGACTACGCCGCAGACGAAGTGGCACGCCCGGGGCTGGTCGCGGACCTCCGCGACCGCGTCGACGGGGCGGTGCGGTTCGACACCTACTCGCGGGCGCTGTACGCCACCGACGCCTCCGCGTACCGCGAGACGCCCGTCGGTGTCGTCCTCCCGACCGACACGGCCGACGTGGCGAGTGTCGTGTCCTACTGTGCCGACCGCGAGATCCCGGTGCTCCCGCGGGGTGGCGGCACGTCGCTCGCGGGCCAGACGGTCAACGAGGCGGTCGTCCTGGACTTCACGCGGCACTGCGACGAGGTGGTGTCCGTCGACCCCGAGGCGCGGACCGCGACCGTCGAGGCGGGGTGTCTGCTCGGCACGTTGAACGAGCGCCTGGAGCCACACGGACTGAAGTTCGCGCCCGACCCCGCGTGGGGGGACAAGTCCGCGATCGGCGGCGCCATCGGGAACAACTCCACCGGCTCGCACTCGCTGAAGTACGGGAAGACGGACCACTACGTGGAGTCGTGCGAGGTGGTGTTGGCCGACGGCACCGTCGAGCGACTCGGCGAGGTCCGAGTCGACGCCCTGCGAGACCGGGCGGACCCCGAGGGGTCTACGCTCGACAGGGTCGCCGCGGAACTGGTGGCGGTGCTCGACGAGGACGCCGACCGGATCAGGGACCGCTACCCGGAGCTGAAGCGGAACGTCTCGGGGTACAACCTCGACCGGTTCGTCGCCGAGGCGGACGGGGAGTACGGCGAGGCCGGCGTCGTCAACCTCGCGCGACTGCTCGCCGGGAGCGAGGGGACGCTCGGGATCGTCACCGAGGCGACGGTGTCGCTGGAGCCGATCCCGGAGACGGAGGCCGTCGCCCTGCTCACCTACGACTCGCTGGGGGACGCGATGGCGGACGTGGCCCCGATCCTCGAGCACGACCCGGCGGCCGTCGAGGTGATGGACGACACCCTGCTGGACCTCGCCCGCGAGACGGCGGAGTTCGGCGAGGTGGTCGGCCTGTTGCCGGACGGCACCGACTCCGTGTTGCTCGTGGAGTTCTACGCCGAGAGTGACGCCGCGGGTCGCGAGCGCGTCGCCGGGCTCCTCGCGGATCGGGTCCCGGACGCGGCCCCAGAGGCCGAGCCGTCTGCGGATCGCCCGTCGACGGACGCGGAGCGGGTCGCCGTCGACGCGATGGAGGCCCACGACGCGGACCGCCGGGCCACGTTCTGGAAGATGCGTAAATCGGGGCTGCCGATCCTGCTGGGGCGCACCTCCGACGAGAAACACATCTCGTTCATCGAGGACTGTGCGGTGCCGCCGGAACACCTCCCCGCGTACGTCGAGGGATTCCAGGAGATCCTCGCCGACACGGGGACGCACGCCTCGTTCTACGCCCACGCTGGCCCGGGGGTGCTCCACGTGCGCCCGCTGGTCGACACGAAGACCGTCGACGGGGTCGACCAGCTCCGCGAGATCGCGGATCGCGTGACGGACCTGGTGGTGTCGTTCGGCGGCGCGGTCTCGGGCGAACACGGCGACGGGCGCGCCCGGACCGTCTGGAACCGGAAGCTGTACGGCGAGCGGCTGTTCGAGCGGTTCCGGGCGCTGAAGACGGCGTTCGACCCCGACTGGCTACTCAACCCGGGGACGGTGTGTGGCGACCACGACCCGACGGAGAACCTGCGGTTCGACCCCGACTACGAGTTCGACGCCGGCTTCGAGCCGGAGTTGGCCTGGGAGACGGAGAACGGCTTCCAGGGGATGGTGGAGCTGTGTCACGGCTGTGGCGGCTGTCGCGGCGAGCAGTCGACCACCGGCGGCGTGATGTGTCCCACCTACCGCGCGGCCGACGAGGAGATCCAGTCGACGCGGGGGCGCGCGAACGCCCTGCGGGCCGCGATGTCCGGCGAGTTGCCCGACGACCCGACGGACGAGCAGTTCCGGACGGAGGTGTTGGACCTGTGTGTCGGCTGTAAAGGGTGTAAGATGGACTGTCCGAGCGGCGTGGACATGGCGAAACTGAAGGCGGAGGTGACACACGAGGCACGGGAGCGCGACGCCGCCGACCGCGGCCTCCGTCGGTTCCTGGACCCCGAAGTGGTGCGCGATCACCTGTTCGCGAACGTCAACTGGGTGTCCCGTGTCGGGAGCGCGCTGGCGCCGCTGTCGAACGTCGCCGCCTCGCTCCCGGTCGTCTCGGACGCCGGCAAGCGACTCGTCGGCGTCGCGACCGAGCGCGACCTCCCGACGTTCCGGCGCGAGACGCTCCGAGACTGGTTCGCCGCGCGCGGCGGGTCGACCGTCCCGGAGCGGGAGGCACACCGCACCGCCGTCTTGGTCCCCGACACGTACACGAACTACACGCGCCCCGAGGCGGGGCGGGCCGCCGTGCGGCTGTTGGAGGCGGCGGACGTACGCGTCGAACTCGCGGCGACGGAGGACACCGGGCGACCGGCGCACTCGTTGGGGTTCCTCGACCGCGCCCGCGAGCGGACTCGCGAGGCGGTCGCGGAACTGGCTCCGCGCGTCCGCGAGGGCGCGGACGTGGTGGTCGTCGAACCGAGTGAGGCGGTGATGCTCCAGAGCGACCTGCTGGACCTCCACGGGAGCGACGACCCCGACGCGGCAGTCGTCGCGGACGCGAGCTACGGCGTGTTGGAGTACGTCGACACGTTCCGACTCGACGAACGAGTCGCCTTCGACGCGCCCGACGAGTCACTCACGTACCACGGCCACTGCCACCAGAAGGCGACCGCGAAGGACCACCACGCGGTCGGCGTGCTCCGGCGCGCGGGGTACGCGGTGGACCCACTGGACTCGACGTGTTGTGGGATGGCCGGCTCGTTCGGCTACGAGGCGGAACACTACGAGATGAGTCGCGCCGTCGCGGAGGGGCTCGTCGAGCAGGTCGCCGACAGCGACGGGGACACGGTCACCGCACCGGGGGCCTCCTGTCGCACACAACTCGACGACCACGGGGCGACTGACGCGGAGCCGCCACACCCCGTCGAGACGGTCGCCGCGGCACTGGTCGAGTAG
- a CDS encoding mechanosensitive ion channel family protein, producing the protein MTVTQTGGGGSDGGGGGSGGGSGSGGGETWQVPEWLLDAAQRVAPDTESQVLVSLLLLGVLAVTWIGSRLIERGLSRVIDDVFAEWIRGAVVTAATGLVVFAVTLVWRSTDEAALLLGELSVTGTDLVRVVLTVAVVSLAYSATRVTKRAIRQLGHQRGTLTEHQVEISHHLAQVGIYAFALMVVLGAWGVDLAGLLVGAGFAGIVFGLAARQTLGAVLAGFVVLFSRPFERGDWVEIGDHEGEVTDVTIVNTRLRTFDDEDVMIPNDVVTEQPVVNRSRRDRLRVNVDVGVDYATDVSAARETATTAMTECDRVADEPAPYVVGASFDDSAVVLRCRFWVQNPTARRVWEARTEVMDAVANGFQEAGITIPFPQRTVSSRGNRETELGDTDRRFQVRQSDGEGEGAVSSDASAGDGTTTDGDVEGESRAE; encoded by the coding sequence GTGACCGTGACACAGACGGGTGGCGGTGGCAGCGATGGCGGCGGTGGCGGGAGTGGCGGCGGTAGCGGGAGTGGCGGCGGTGAGACGTGGCAGGTTCCGGAGTGGCTCCTCGACGCGGCCCAGCGAGTCGCCCCGGACACGGAGTCGCAGGTGCTCGTCTCGTTGCTGCTGCTCGGCGTCCTCGCCGTGACCTGGATCGGGTCGCGGCTGATCGAACGGGGGCTCTCGCGGGTGATCGACGACGTGTTCGCGGAGTGGATCCGTGGCGCGGTGGTGACGGCCGCGACGGGACTCGTCGTGTTCGCCGTCACGTTGGTGTGGCGCAGCACCGACGAGGCGGCGCTGTTGTTGGGCGAACTCAGCGTCACCGGGACGGACCTCGTCCGGGTGGTGTTGACCGTCGCCGTCGTCTCGTTGGCGTACTCCGCGACACGCGTCACGAAGCGCGCGATTCGGCAACTCGGCCACCAGCGCGGCACGCTCACGGAACACCAGGTGGAGATCTCCCACCACCTCGCGCAGGTCGGGATCTACGCGTTCGCCCTGATGGTCGTCCTCGGGGCGTGGGGGGTCGACCTCGCCGGCCTGCTCGTCGGTGCGGGCTTCGCCGGGATCGTCTTCGGGCTGGCGGCCAGACAGACGCTCGGGGCGGTGTTGGCCGGGTTCGTCGTCCTGTTCTCGCGGCCGTTCGAGCGCGGCGACTGGGTGGAGATCGGCGACCACGAGGGGGAAGTGACGGACGTGACCATCGTCAACACCCGTCTGCGCACGTTCGACGACGAGGACGTGATGATCCCCAACGACGTGGTGACGGAACAGCCCGTCGTCAACCGCTCGCGCCGCGACCGGTTGCGGGTCAACGTCGACGTGGGTGTCGACTACGCCACGGACGTGTCGGCGGCACGCGAGACGGCGACCACGGCGATGACGGAGTGCGACCGCGTCGCCGACGAGCCGGCCCCGTACGTCGTCGGCGCGTCGTTCGACGACTCTGCGGTCGTGCTCCGGTGTCGCTTCTGGGTGCAGAACCCGACCGCGAGACGGGTGTGGGAGGCACGCACCGAGGTGATGGACGCCGTCGCGAACGGGTTCCAGGAGGCGGGGATCACGATCCCGTTCCCGCAACGCACGGTCTCCTCGCGGGGCAACCGCGAGACGGAACTTGGCGACACGGACCGTCGGTTCCAGGTCCGACAGTCCGACGGCGAGGGTGAGGGTGCCGTCTCCAGCGACGCCTCGGCGGGTGACGGGACGACTACGGACGGCGACGTGGAGGGTGAGTCCCGTGCCGAGTGA
- a CDS encoding beta-ketoacyl synthase N-terminal-like domain-containing protein: MTDAYIVGAGQSAFGSYPEETYRSLFRTAYERAVPDDVDGDRVNEAYVGTLGVGGRQIGLSGPAVTEHLGLHGTPCTRVENACAASGYALRQAVLAVEAGVADLVLAGGVEVMTDTSAEATKYWLGVSGETEWERMAGTTFTGVYAQMADAYLREHDADRRALSAVAAKNHANGARNPKAHLRFECSVADAEAAGVVADPLTLYHCCPTSDGAAALLVASEEVAASFDDRVRVAGFGASSDHVGLYDRETYTAIPASERAAATAYGRAGVDEPRADLDFAEVHDCFAVAELLAYEDIGLAAPGEGARLVTEGVTAADGAFPVNTSGGLKSKGHPIGATGAGQAVEAFEQLTGGAGDRQLDDPERGLTHNVGGSGGAAVVHVLERAGVTGA; this comes from the coding sequence GTGACGGACGCCTACATCGTCGGGGCGGGCCAGTCCGCGTTCGGCTCGTACCCCGAGGAGACGTACCGATCGCTGTTCCGGACCGCCTACGAGCGGGCCGTCCCGGACGACGTCGACGGCGACCGCGTCAACGAGGCCTACGTCGGCACGCTGGGGGTCGGCGGCCGCCAGATCGGCCTCTCCGGACCGGCCGTGACCGAACACCTCGGGCTCCACGGGACCCCGTGTACCCGCGTCGAGAACGCCTGTGCCGCCTCCGGGTACGCGCTCCGGCAGGCCGTCCTCGCGGTGGAGGCCGGCGTCGCGGACCTCGTCCTCGCGGGCGGCGTCGAGGTGATGACGGACACCTCCGCGGAGGCGACGAAGTACTGGCTCGGCGTCTCCGGCGAGACGGAGTGGGAACGGATGGCCGGGACGACCTTCACCGGCGTGTACGCCCAGATGGCCGACGCCTACCTCCGCGAACACGACGCCGACCGCCGGGCGCTCTCGGCGGTCGCGGCGAAGAACCACGCCAACGGCGCACGCAACCCGAAGGCACACCTCCGGTTCGAGTGTTCCGTCGCCGACGCGGAGGCGGCGGGCGTCGTCGCGGACCCACTCACGCTGTACCACTGCTGTCCGACGAGCGACGGCGCGGCGGCGCTGCTCGTCGCGAGCGAGGAGGTCGCGGCGTCGTTCGACGACCGAGTCCGCGTCGCCGGCTTCGGCGCGAGTTCCGACCACGTCGGACTGTACGACCGCGAGACGTACACGGCGATCCCGGCGAGCGAACGCGCCGCCGCGACCGCCTACGGGCGCGCCGGGGTGGACGAGCCACGAGCCGACCTCGACTTCGCGGAGGTCCACGACTGCTTCGCCGTCGCGGAGCTGTTGGCCTACGAGGACATCGGCCTCGCGGCTCCCGGCGAGGGGGCACGCCTCGTGACGGAGGGTGTCACCGCGGCGGACGGTGCCTTCCCCGTGAACACCTCCGGCGGACTGAAGTCGAAGGGCCACCCGATCGGCGCGACCGGCGCCGGACAGGCGGTCGAGGCCTTCGAACAGTTGACGGGCGGGGCCGGCGACCGGCAACTCGACGACCCGGAGCGTGGGCTGACACACAACGTCGGCGGCTCGGGCGGGGCGGCGGTGGTCCACGTCCTCGAACGCGCGGGGGTGACCGGCGCGTGA
- the rsmA gene encoding 16S rRNA (adenine(1518)-N(6)/adenine(1519)-N(6))-dimethyltransferase RsmA: protein MTEFRDPDALRRRAGVRGDPGRDQHFLVDDRVLDRLPGFLPAALGVPDDAATVADAATPVADDVTAEAREQHADDLHLLEVGPGTGALTERLLAVADHVTVVEKDPELAAFLDEEFADAVAADRLTVVAGDALDVLDPASDDGPFADAPAFDASVSNLPYGVSSEIAFHLLPLGRPLVLMFQAEFAERMVAEPGTDDYGRLSVSTAHYTDAEIVERVPRTAFDPQPRVDSAVVRCTPREPSYEVPDDAFFLRFVKALFTQRRKTVRNAVRNTAHISGVTEPDAVVAAADEELLSRRPGNLPPATFAELARLAATESEIGPGQ from the coding sequence GTGACCGAGTTCCGCGACCCCGACGCTCTCCGCCGACGGGCCGGCGTCCGCGGCGACCCCGGCCGCGACCAGCACTTCCTGGTCGACGACCGGGTGCTCGACCGCCTGCCCGGCTTCCTCCCGGCGGCACTCGGGGTGCCAGACGACGCCGCGACCGTAGCAGACGCCGCGACACCAGTAGCCGACGACGTGACCGCAGAGGCCCGTGAACAGCACGCCGACGATCTCCACCTCCTCGAAGTGGGTCCGGGGACGGGGGCACTCACGGAGCGCCTCCTGGCCGTCGCCGACCACGTCACCGTCGTCGAGAAGGACCCCGAGTTGGCGGCGTTCCTCGACGAGGAGTTCGCAGACGCCGTCGCCGCCGACCGCCTGACCGTCGTCGCGGGTGACGCACTCGACGTGCTCGACCCGGCGAGCGACGACGGGCCGTTCGCCGACGCGCCGGCGTTCGACGCCAGCGTCTCGAACCTGCCGTACGGCGTCTCCTCGGAGATCGCCTTCCACCTCCTCCCGCTGGGGCGGCCGCTGGTGTTGATGTTCCAGGCAGAGTTCGCAGAGCGGATGGTCGCCGAGCCCGGGACCGACGACTACGGTCGGCTGTCGGTGAGCACCGCTCACTACACGGACGCCGAGATCGTCGAGCGGGTCCCGCGGACGGCGTTCGACCCACAGCCGCGCGTGGACAGCGCCGTCGTGCGCTGTACGCCGCGCGAGCCGAGCTACGAGGTGCCGGACGACGCCTTCTTCCTCCGGTTCGTGAAGGCGCTGTTCACCCAGCGGCGCAAGACGGTCCGCAACGCAGTGCGCAACACCGCCCACATCTCCGGGGTGACCGAGCCCGACGCCGTCGTCGCGGCCGCCGACGAGGAGCTGCTCTCGCGACGACCGGGGAACCTGCCGCCCGCGACCTTCGCCGAACTGGCGCGACTGGCGGCCACGGAGAGCGAGATCGGGCCGGGACAGTGA
- a CDS encoding PRC-barrel domain-containing protein, which yields MSTDGAPQEITSLVGREVYSNNGVFVGKVEDVRLDLHEEAVTGIALGELNDELFGARVGPREGVMVPYRWVRAVGDVILINDVVERLRSEDEDEEQVPPSA from the coding sequence ATGAGTACGGACGGGGCACCACAGGAGATCACGTCACTGGTGGGCCGCGAGGTCTACTCGAACAACGGCGTGTTCGTCGGTAAGGTGGAAGACGTGCGGCTGGACCTCCACGAGGAGGCGGTGACTGGGATCGCACTCGGGGAACTCAACGACGAGCTGTTCGGGGCACGGGTGGGTCCGCGCGAGGGTGTGATGGTGCCGTACCGGTGGGTCCGCGCGGTCGGCGACGTGATCCTGATCAACGACGTCGTCGAGCGGTTGCGGAGTGAGGACGAGGACGAAGAACAGGTTCCGCCCTCGGCCTGA
- a CDS encoding zinc ribbon domain-containing protein, translated as MNGESPRIVGGGAYAPRNRLSSEAVAEAWGRSQARGVERVAVPDADEDSLTMAAAAARRALAAADRDAGSVELLVFATTTPPVEEPELTPRLGEFLGVPETAARRTHAGGTRAGTAALADALAALGGEVETTGVGARAATDGSAPAGVDGPALVVAADAPLGEPNDETGHAAGAAAGALVLDTGRPEGDDASAASGARVLARGEYATDYAGTRGRERGAVETGGLDVTTYDRAAFREPATGAVDALVAGAPQTAPDPSEVDALAITAPDGDRPARVAGALDCSPDRITTPVRRLGDTGAAGPLVGLVRSFADGPNPTGDADDTHAATGAAEHHTLCVGVGSGGAADAALIAGTAPVSTRLDGTRTVSYTDALRLRDRITGDAPAGGGAAVSVPTWRRSRAARYRLVAGACPNCGALSFPAEGACGDCHDLVSYDRVRLPRTGELVTVTGIAPGGAPPEFVPQAERGGDFPVGIVRFERDGETVDVPMQVCDADAVGRAGDASGERESDVGDTAPESSRVTAGDTVGHVVRRVYEQEGVVRYGAKARPVDD; from the coding sequence GTGAACGGGGAGTCGCCACGGATCGTCGGCGGCGGGGCGTACGCGCCACGGAACCGGCTGTCGAGCGAGGCGGTCGCCGAGGCGTGGGGGCGGTCGCAGGCGCGCGGTGTCGAGCGCGTCGCGGTGCCGGACGCGGACGAGGACAGTCTGACGATGGCCGCCGCGGCCGCACGACGGGCGCTGGCGGCCGCCGACCGAGACGCCGGATCGGTCGAACTGCTCGTCTTCGCGACGACCACCCCGCCCGTCGAGGAGCCGGAGCTCACCCCGCGACTCGGGGAGTTCCTCGGGGTGCCGGAGACGGCTGCGCGCCGGACACACGCGGGCGGCACGCGCGCCGGGACCGCGGCGCTCGCGGACGCGCTCGCGGCGCTCGGCGGGGAAGTCGAGACGACGGGAGTCGGCGCCAGGGCAGCGACCGACGGCAGTGCGCCAGCGGGAGTGGACGGCCCGGCGTTGGTGGTCGCGGCGGACGCGCCGCTCGGGGAGCCGAACGACGAGACGGGTCACGCCGCCGGCGCCGCGGCGGGAGCGCTCGTCCTCGACACCGGCAGACCCGAAGGCGACGACGCGAGCGCGGCGAGCGGCGCGCGGGTTCTCGCTCGCGGAGAGTACGCAACCGATTACGCCGGGACGCGAGGCCGCGAGCGCGGTGCCGTCGAGACGGGAGGCCTCGACGTGACTACCTACGACAGGGCGGCGTTCCGCGAGCCCGCGACGGGTGCCGTCGACGCACTCGTCGCCGGCGCCCCGCAGACGGCACCGGACCCGAGCGAGGTCGACGCGCTCGCGATCACCGCCCCCGACGGGGACCGCCCCGCGCGGGTCGCCGGGGCGCTCGACTGCTCACCCGACCGGATCACGACACCCGTCCGGAGGCTGGGCGACACCGGCGCGGCCGGGCCGCTCGTCGGCTTGGTCCGGTCGTTCGCCGACGGCCCGAACCCAACGGGCGACGCGGACGACACTCACGCCGCGACGGGCGCCGCGGAGCACCACACCCTCTGTGTCGGCGTCGGGAGCGGCGGCGCCGCGGACGCAGCGTTGATCGCGGGGACGGCACCCGTCTCGACCCGACTCGACGGCACCAGGACGGTGTCGTACACGGACGCGCTCCGGCTCCGCGACCGGATCACGGGCGACGCGCCCGCGGGTGGCGGTGCGGCGGTCTCGGTGCCGACCTGGCGTCGCTCGCGGGCGGCCCGCTACCGACTCGTCGCGGGGGCCTGCCCGAACTGCGGTGCGCTGTCGTTCCCCGCGGAGGGAGCGTGTGGCGACTGCCACGACCTCGTCTCGTACGACCGCGTCCGGCTCCCGCGGACCGGCGAGTTGGTCACCGTGACCGGGATCGCACCCGGTGGCGCACCACCCGAGTTCGTCCCGCAGGCCGAACGCGGCGGCGACTTCCCGGTCGGAATCGTCCGCTTCGAACGGGACGGCGAGACCGTCGACGTGCCGATGCAGGTGTGTGACGCGGACGCCGTGGGTCGAGCCGGCGACGCGAGCGGGGAGAGGGAGTCGGACGTGGGAGACACGGCCCCAGAGAGTAGCCGTGTGACTGCCGGCGACACCGTCGGACACGTCGTCAGACGCGTGTACGAGCAGGAGGGTGTGGTGCGATACGGCGCGAAGGCGCGGCCCGTGGACGACTGA